A part of Cannabis sativa cultivar Pink pepper isolate KNU-18-1 chromosome 6, ASM2916894v1, whole genome shotgun sequence genomic DNA contains:
- the LOC133039122 gene encoding uncharacterized protein LOC133039122, whose amino-acid sequence MEPLYERFRKQAPPVFLGGPDVLKAEQWLTVVERILNFMGVAGNDRVACATFQFQEDALIWWEMVSLTRDVTRMTWEEFRELFNAKYYNEAVRSAKRKEFIELVQGESMSVTEYTTKFDRLAKLASGIVPTDFSKKEKYLAGLNAKIRHDLVITTSDTTTYAEMVDKALRAEGAVKFLQETRESSGVGGVTTLPMSGPEKESGGSTFEQKKRTFPFSGSSGQGKRKDCPQLKKEEPKPEVRPVPAPARVFAITQADAAASPSVVAGSRVPRISALKARDLLRDGCVGFLAVVVDSSKPVLLGPEEVNVVKEFLDVFPEELPGLPPQREIDFIIDLIPEAEPVSKAPYRMAPAELKELKIQLQGIIDDLFDQLQGKTVFSKIDLSFYGSHE is encoded by the exons atggagcctttgtatgaaaggttcagAAAGCAAGCGCCTCCagtatttctgggaggccctgatgttctTAAAGCTGAGCAGTGGTTGACTGTTGTTGAGAGAATactgaactttatgggagtAGCTGGAAATGATAGGGTGGCCTGTGCCACGTTTCAAtttcaggaggatgccctgattTGGTGGGAAATGGTATCCCTCACCAGGGATGTGACcagaatgacctgggaagagttcCGGGAATTGTTCAAcgccaaatattacaatgaggcggtccgcagtgcaaagcggaaggaaTTTATTGAGTTGGTACAAGGTGAGAGTATGTCAGTGACCGAGTATACCACCAAGTTTGACCGCTTGGCCAAGCTGGCTTCCGGAATTGTACCAacagatttcagcaagaaagaaaagtatttggcTGGACTGAATGCCAAAATCAGACATGACCTGGTTATTACAACGAGTGATACAACGACTTATGCGGAAATGGTTGATAAGGCTCTTCGAGCCGAAGGGGCAGTAAAATTTTTACAAGAAACCCGAGAGTCTTCTGGCGTTGGTGGGGTGACTACTCTCCCTATGTCGGGCCCTGAGAAAGAGAGTGGGGGTTCTACCTTCGAGCAGAAGAAAAGAACTTTTCCATTTTCGGGAAGTTCAGGGCAAGGAAAAAG GAAAGACTGTCCTCAgttgaagaaagaggaaccAAAGCCTGAGGTCAGACCTGTACCTGCCCCTGCACGTGTCTTTGCTATTACTCAGGCAGATGCTGCTGCCAGTCCTTCAGTTGTTGCAG GTTCTCGTGTCCCTAGGATCTCAGCACTGAAAGCTAGGGATTTATTACGAGATGGATGTGTTGGATTTCTCGCAGTGGTAGTGGATTCCAGTAAACCTGTGTTACTTGGGCCAGAAGAAGTTAATGTGGTTAAGGAATTCctggatgtgtttcccgaggaattgccgggattaccacctcagcgtGAGATAGATTTCATCATTGATTTAATCCCTGAGGCAGAACCTGTTTCAAAGGCACCCTACCGAATGGCACCTGCTGAATTAAAAGAACTAAAGATACAACTCcaagggat AATTGATGATTTGTTTGACCAACTTCAGGGCAAGACTGTATTCTCAAAAATTGACTTGAG cttttatggatctcatgaatag